In Chromobacterium rhizoryzae, one genomic interval encodes:
- the hrpA gene encoding ATP-dependent RNA helicase HrpA — MTAAQLLAQLKADLPSCLIRDRHALRRKLSDAAERLKKNQPADRQLADIQTQIERSAAKVAARRAHLPKPDFDDALPVNQKLADIKAAIDGHQVVIICGETGSGKTTQLPKICLELGRGVHGLIGHTQPRRLAARSVASRIAQELKSTLGEHVGFKVRFTDKLSDKSVIKLMTDGIMLAETQTDRYLENYDTIIIDEAHERSLNIDFLLGYLKQLLPRRLDLKVIITSATIDADRFSRHFDGAPVIEVSGRTYPVEVRYRPLAQRDEDEREVEMEGAIVDAVDELSRQGPGDMLVFLPGEREIRETAEKLRKSGIRGYEILPLFARLSNEDQQKIFKPSGGRRIVLATNVAETSLTVPGIKYVIDTGQARINRYSPRAKVEQLQVEKISQAAARQRAGRCGRVEAGICVRLYGEDDFNQRPAFTDPEIVRSNLAAVILRMAALRLGKVDAFPFIEAPSSRLIADGYQVLTELGAVDDKGELTGVGKELARIPVDPKVGRLLLAGRDFGCVREVLIIAAALSVQDPRERPFEAREAAERAQARFNDEKSDFLSFLHLWDFFSDALKHKKSNRLLINTCHEHFLSHLRLREWRELHAQLADIAGELGLIKREQAHADAEQPDAQMTQKKRQQLDAVAYENLHKALVTGLIGNLGMKNQEGDDYQGTRGVNFHVFPGSGLKKAKPKWLVAAELVETTRLYARCVAKIEPEWVEKLAPHLVKYHYFDPHWEKSRGEVVASERVTLYGLTLVPRRPVSYGRIAPEEARELFIRGALVNMDYVSNAPFFQRNQQLIREVEQLEHKARRQDVLVDEEALFAFYSERIPAEVVDAASFEAWRKEAEKTEAKLLHLTREELMRHAAQHVTENQFPEWLELEDGRLKLRYRFEPNHPLDGVTLDVPLAILNRLQPAAFEWLVPGMVREKLQQLIKGLPKQIRRCCVPVPDFVTRFLSVNPDQQQPIAPQLARFILRETGGVKVDIDDFRAQELPAHLLFNFRVIDDGKQEIGLGRDLLALQKQFGQAAQLTFRDTSAEFERDEVSSWDFGELPESIQFARGRQQLTGYPALTLEQDKVAIRLFDTQLMAERHHRQGVIRLLQLQLKEQMKQLSKGLPGMTQLGLQLRAVANVDELLADAIACICDRAFIGDDALPRNEKAFNEQKTRARTRLPAVNQAVTQYLGQVASEYGPLSVKMQKHKLGYELQQQLAKLVYKGFLAATPWSQLPHLPRYMRAMGLRMDKQPANPQRDGQRGAEIRDLWQKWETRVAEDNEAEGASQALLDFRWQIEELRVSLFAQELKTPYPVSAKRLLKLWSELPR; from the coding sequence ATGACTGCTGCCCAGCTGCTGGCCCAACTCAAGGCCGACCTCCCCTCCTGCCTGATCCGCGACCGCCACGCCTTGCGCCGCAAACTGAGCGACGCCGCCGAGCGGCTGAAGAAAAACCAGCCCGCGGACAGGCAGCTGGCCGATATCCAGACGCAGATCGAGCGCTCCGCCGCCAAGGTGGCCGCGCGCCGCGCCCATCTGCCCAAGCCCGATTTCGACGACGCCCTGCCGGTCAACCAGAAACTGGCCGACATCAAAGCCGCCATCGACGGCCATCAGGTGGTGATCATCTGCGGCGAAACCGGCTCCGGCAAAACCACCCAGCTGCCCAAGATCTGCCTGGAACTGGGCCGCGGCGTGCACGGCCTGATCGGCCACACCCAGCCGCGCCGGCTGGCCGCGCGCTCGGTGGCCAGCCGCATCGCCCAGGAGCTGAAATCCACGCTGGGCGAGCATGTCGGCTTCAAGGTGCGCTTCACCGACAAGCTGTCGGACAAATCGGTGATCAAGCTGATGACCGACGGCATCATGCTGGCGGAAACCCAGACCGACCGTTATCTGGAAAACTACGACACCATCATCATCGACGAGGCGCATGAACGCAGCCTCAACATCGACTTCCTGCTGGGTTATCTGAAACAGCTGCTGCCGCGCCGGCTGGACCTGAAAGTGATCATCACCTCGGCCACCATCGACGCCGACCGCTTCTCCCGCCATTTCGACGGCGCGCCGGTGATCGAAGTCTCCGGCCGCACTTACCCGGTGGAAGTGCGTTACCGCCCATTGGCGCAACGCGACGAAGACGAGCGCGAAGTGGAAATGGAAGGCGCCATCGTCGACGCCGTCGACGAGCTGTCGCGCCAGGGCCCGGGCGATATGCTGGTCTTCCTGCCCGGCGAGCGCGAAATCCGCGAAACCGCGGAAAAACTGCGTAAATCCGGCATCCGCGGCTACGAAATCCTGCCCTTGTTTGCCCGCCTGTCCAACGAGGACCAGCAAAAGATCTTCAAGCCCTCCGGCGGCCGCCGCATCGTGCTGGCCACCAATGTGGCCGAAACCTCGCTGACGGTGCCGGGCATCAAATACGTGATCGACACCGGACAGGCGCGCATCAACCGCTACAGCCCGCGCGCCAAGGTGGAACAGCTGCAAGTGGAGAAAATCTCCCAGGCGGCGGCGCGGCAGCGCGCCGGCCGTTGCGGCCGCGTCGAGGCCGGCATCTGCGTGCGCCTGTACGGCGAGGACGACTTCAATCAGCGCCCGGCCTTCACCGACCCGGAAATCGTCCGTTCCAACCTGGCCGCGGTCATCCTGCGCATGGCCGCGCTGCGGCTGGGCAAAGTGGACGCCTTCCCCTTCATCGAAGCGCCCAGCAGCCGGCTGATCGCCGACGGTTACCAGGTGCTGACCGAACTGGGCGCGGTGGACGACAAGGGCGAACTCACCGGCGTGGGCAAGGAGCTGGCGCGGATTCCGGTGGACCCGAAAGTGGGCCGCCTGCTGCTGGCCGGCCGCGACTTCGGCTGCGTGCGCGAAGTGCTGATCATCGCCGCCGCCCTCAGCGTGCAAGACCCGCGCGAACGCCCGTTCGAGGCGCGCGAGGCGGCCGAACGCGCGCAGGCGCGCTTCAACGACGAGAAGTCCGACTTCCTGTCCTTCCTGCACCTGTGGGACTTCTTCTCCGACGCGCTCAAGCACAAGAAATCCAACCGTCTGCTGATCAACACCTGCCACGAGCACTTCCTGTCCCATCTGCGCTTGCGCGAATGGCGCGAACTGCACGCGCAGCTGGCGGACATCGCCGGCGAGCTGGGACTGATCAAGCGCGAACAGGCGCACGCCGACGCCGAGCAGCCGGACGCGCAGATGACGCAGAAAAAGCGCCAGCAGCTGGACGCCGTCGCTTATGAAAACCTGCACAAGGCGCTGGTGACCGGCCTGATCGGCAATCTGGGCATGAAAAACCAGGAAGGCGACGATTACCAAGGCACCCGCGGCGTCAACTTCCACGTCTTCCCCGGCTCCGGCCTGAAAAAGGCCAAGCCCAAATGGCTGGTGGCGGCGGAACTGGTGGAAACCACCCGCCTCTACGCCCGCTGCGTGGCCAAGATCGAGCCGGAATGGGTGGAAAAGCTGGCGCCGCACCTGGTCAAATACCATTACTTCGACCCGCACTGGGAAAAGAGCCGCGGCGAAGTGGTGGCCAGCGAACGCGTCACCCTGTACGGCCTGACCCTGGTGCCACGCCGGCCGGTCAGCTACGGCCGCATCGCGCCGGAAGAAGCGCGCGAGCTGTTCATCCGCGGCGCGCTGGTGAATATGGACTATGTCAGCAACGCGCCCTTCTTCCAGCGCAATCAGCAATTGATCCGCGAAGTGGAGCAGCTGGAGCACAAGGCGCGGCGTCAGGACGTGCTGGTGGACGAAGAGGCCCTGTTCGCCTTCTACAGCGAACGGATTCCGGCCGAGGTGGTGGACGCCGCCAGCTTCGAGGCCTGGCGCAAGGAGGCGGAAAAGACCGAAGCCAAGCTCTTGCACCTGACGCGCGAAGAACTGATGCGCCACGCCGCGCAACATGTCACCGAAAACCAGTTCCCGGAATGGCTGGAGCTGGAAGACGGCCGCCTCAAGCTGCGCTACCGCTTCGAACCCAACCACCCGCTGGACGGCGTCACCCTGGACGTGCCGCTGGCCATCCTCAACCGCCTGCAGCCGGCCGCCTTCGAATGGCTGGTGCCCGGCATGGTGCGCGAGAAGCTGCAACAGCTGATCAAGGGCCTGCCCAAGCAGATCCGCCGCTGCTGCGTGCCGGTGCCGGACTTCGTCACCCGCTTCCTCAGCGTCAATCCGGATCAACAGCAGCCGATCGCGCCGCAGCTGGCGCGCTTCATCCTGCGCGAAACCGGCGGCGTCAAAGTGGACATCGACGATTTCCGCGCCCAGGAGCTGCCGGCCCATCTGCTGTTCAACTTCCGCGTCATTGACGACGGCAAGCAGGAAATCGGCCTGGGCCGCGATCTGCTGGCGCTGCAAAAGCAGTTCGGCCAGGCCGCCCAGCTGACCTTCCGCGACACCAGCGCGGAGTTCGAGCGCGACGAAGTCAGCAGCTGGGATTTCGGCGAACTGCCGGAAAGCATTCAGTTCGCCCGCGGCCGCCAGCAGCTGACCGGCTACCCGGCGCTGACGCTGGAGCAGGACAAGGTGGCGATCCGCCTGTTCGACACCCAGTTGATGGCCGAGCGCCATCACCGTCAGGGCGTGATCCGGCTGCTGCAGCTGCAGCTCAAGGAACAGATGAAGCAGCTGTCCAAGGGCCTGCCCGGCATGACCCAGCTGGGTCTGCAACTGCGCGCGGTGGCCAATGTCGACGAATTGCTGGCCGACGCCATCGCCTGCATCTGCGACCGCGCCTTCATCGGCGACGACGCGCTGCCGCGCAATGAGAAAGCCTTCAACGAGCAGAAAACCCGCGCCCGCACCCGGCTGCCGGCGGTCAACCAGGCGGTGACCCAGTATCTGGGCCAGGTGGCGTCCGAATACGGCCCGCTCAGCGTCAAGATGCAGAAGCACAAGCTGGGCTACGAGTTGCAGCAGCAATTGGCCAAGCTGGTTTACAAGGGCTTCCTGGCCGCCACGCCGTGGAGCCAGCTGCCTCACCTGCCGCGCTATATGCGCGCGATGGGCTTGCGCATGGACAAGCAGCCGGCCAACCCGCAGCGCGACGGCCAGCGCGGCGCGGAAATCCGCGACCTATGGCAGAAATGGGAAACCCGGGTGGCCGAGGACAATGAAGCCGAAGGCGCGTCCCAGGCGCTGCTGGATTTCCGCTGGCAGATCGAGGAACTGCGCGTCAGCCTGTTCGCCCAGGAGCTGAAAACGCCGTATCCGGTGTCCGCCAAGCGGCTGTTGAAGCTGTGGAGCGAACTACCGCGCTAA
- a CDS encoding YfeK family protein translates to MTPKLPIWLFFCLSAGAAVAAPTPAAKNEINHLLDYLAQSGCEFNRNGSWYGSKEARDHLNDKYQYLLKKDWVSNAESFIERAATQSSISGKAYQVRCGSAQPVASAGWLKAELGRYRQRK, encoded by the coding sequence ATGACCCCGAAGCTGCCGATCTGGCTGTTTTTTTGTTTGAGCGCCGGCGCGGCCGTCGCCGCGCCCACCCCGGCCGCCAAGAACGAGATCAACCATCTATTAGACTATCTGGCCCAGTCCGGCTGCGAATTCAATCGCAACGGCAGTTGGTACGGCTCTAAAGAGGCCCGCGATCATCTGAACGACAAATACCAGTATCTGCTGAAAAAAGACTGGGTCAGCAACGCGGAAAGCTTCATCGAGCGCGCGGCCACCCAGAGCAGCATCAGCGGCAAGGCCTATCAGGTGCGTTGCGGCTCGGCGCAACCGGTGGCCAGCGCCGGCTGGCTGAAAGCGGAGCTGGGCCGCTACCGCCAGCGCAAATAA
- a CDS encoding class I SAM-dependent methyltransferase has translation MQQNIYDHPVFFSQYQALRDSDTGLNGVLEQPALRGALPPLAGIDILDLGCGFGDFARWARGEGAASVTAVDLSERMLEQARARTQDPAIQYRCAGIEDFQPPAAAYDLAVSSLALHYVEDYAAAAARVFAALRPGGVFALTVEHPICTASPQGWALDAAGEPSHWTLDAYFQQDARASRWFVDGVIKHHRTVESYVKGLLDAGFQLLHLGEPAPDPQTLAHRDGLRPHARRPALLLLSAQKPAR, from the coding sequence ATGCAGCAAAACATCTACGACCATCCAGTCTTTTTCTCCCAATACCAAGCCTTGCGCGACAGCGACACCGGGCTGAACGGCGTGCTGGAGCAGCCCGCCTTGCGCGGCGCGCTGCCGCCGCTGGCCGGCATCGACATCCTGGACCTGGGATGCGGTTTCGGCGATTTCGCCCGCTGGGCGCGCGGCGAGGGCGCGGCCAGCGTCACCGCGGTGGATTTGTCCGAACGCATGCTGGAACAGGCGCGGGCGCGCACCCAGGATCCCGCCATCCAATATCGGTGCGCGGGCATCGAGGATTTTCAGCCTCCGGCCGCCGCCTATGATCTGGCCGTGTCCTCGCTGGCCCTGCACTATGTGGAGGATTACGCGGCGGCGGCGGCGCGCGTGTTCGCCGCGCTGCGGCCCGGCGGCGTGTTCGCGCTGACGGTGGAGCACCCGATTTGCACGGCCAGCCCTCAGGGTTGGGCGCTGGACGCGGCGGGCGAGCCATCGCACTGGACGCTGGACGCCTACTTTCAGCAAGATGCGCGCGCAAGCCGCTGGTTCGTCGACGGCGTGATCAAACATCACCGCACGGTGGAAAGCTATGTGAAAGGCTTGCTGGACGCCGGCTTCCAACTGCTTCATCTGGGCGAGCCCGCGCCGGACCCGCAGACCCTGGCGCATCGGGACGGTTTGCGGCCGCACGCGCGCCGTCCGGCCCTGCTGCTGCTCTCCGCGCAAAAGCCGGCGCGTTAG
- a CDS encoding N-formylglutamate amidohydrolase — MRSGWVAGILILALSTAPAVGKTPPERAVIEPAHIVEAIKLQQEADAAKDRPPQNGEPWFTVLEGKRPIIVTAPHATSPFRDGQYRFSDGGGTAALAAMLHQLAGATAIYTTRASPSDPNYEDDNAFKRKLAALIADQRPLLVLDLHGSHPYRPYDVDFGTLNGASLLGKPWLQQRLEQRLRGQGVLNVSDNYFAASKHQTIAKFASRLGVPAIQLEISSTWLTPSDGNLAAHRFSQLLQALVRYVREVED, encoded by the coding sequence ATGAGAAGCGGATGGGTAGCGGGGATTCTGATTCTGGCCTTATCGACGGCGCCCGCCGTCGGCAAGACCCCGCCGGAACGGGCCGTCATCGAACCGGCCCACATCGTCGAGGCCATCAAGCTGCAGCAGGAGGCGGACGCCGCCAAGGACAGGCCGCCGCAAAACGGCGAGCCGTGGTTTACCGTATTGGAGGGCAAGCGTCCCATCATCGTCACCGCGCCGCACGCCACCAGCCCGTTCCGCGACGGGCAATACCGTTTCTCCGACGGCGGCGGCACCGCGGCCTTGGCGGCGATGCTGCACCAACTGGCCGGCGCCACCGCGATCTACACCACCCGCGCCTCGCCGTCCGACCCCAATTACGAAGACGACAACGCCTTCAAACGCAAGCTGGCGGCTTTGATCGCCGATCAGCGTCCCTTGCTGGTGCTGGACCTGCACGGCAGCCATCCTTACCGGCCTTACGACGTGGATTTCGGCACCTTGAACGGGGCTTCGCTCCTGGGCAAGCCCTGGCTGCAACAGCGGCTGGAGCAGCGTTTGCGAGGGCAGGGCGTGCTCAATGTCTCCGACAACTACTTCGCCGCGTCCAAGCATCAGACCATCGCCAAATTCGCTTCGCGGCTGGGCGTGCCCGCCATTCAGCTGGAAATCAGCAGCACCTGGCTCACGCCCTCGGACGGCAATCTGGCCGCGCATCGTTTCTCCCAGCTTTTGCAGGCGCTGGTGCGCTATGTGAGAGAGGTGGAGGACTAG